Genomic segment of Dermochelys coriacea isolate rDerCor1 chromosome 16, rDerCor1.pri.v4, whole genome shotgun sequence:
gaaagactgtactgtatcttaatgtgcagcaagggtgatttaggttagatattaggaagatAATTGTGACTACAAGGATAATTAAGTTCTGGAGTCAGATTCCAGAGgaagttgtgaaatccccatcttggaagcttttaagaacagcttagacaAATACCTctcaggggtggtctaggtttctttgttcctgcctcagtgcatggGCTGGATTAAATGACCTCTTGGAATCCCTTttagccccacatttctatgattctatcattctatAACCTTGCCTATACATTATGAGATTTTcatgttcctttctatttcacCTGACTCGCTATATTCCCTAAGTTCTCAAAATGTGCTTTCCTGATCCCTAACACTCCtgacatgctgcattcagtgatCTTCTCATTCTTTCCCATTCCTTACTGTGCTGAGACCCACAAGCCCATGCTCCCCAGTCCCAGTTCCCCTATGACTTTCTCATTCCCTTGGGGTCTCTCTTTAAGTAAGAAGCAGTTCCAAGGTGACTTCTTCCCCTTGGCTTTCTATAAGTTGGAGTTACTTTCTCTAGGTTTCAGGAGCCCCTTTGATGAggagtgtctggctgtgtgtgcaCCAGCAGAGGTGAGTAGTAAATCCCCTTATAAGCAGAGTGTCTGGTGCCTTTGAACACCTCGAGAGCTGGCTTGAgattttcagtgctttaaaatgagcagggttttaaaaaaaaggccaTATTCTTTTTGACTAATGTCCCATGAATTCACTTGATCTCACTTATTTTCCTTCATCTCAGCAGGGTTTCCCATCTCCAAACCTGAGGTGATGTCTCAGCTGGAACCAGGGAAAGAGCTCTGGGTCTCAGATCTCCAGGGCTCGGAGGAAAAAGAGATCCTGACAGAAACCTGCACAAGTGAGGAATCATTAGATCAACTCAAATACCATATGGGCCTGAAGGATACAGCTGGGATTCCCTACCAGGACCTTGAGAGCTCTTTGAGTTGGGGATTGTCCCCGAGCATGTGTCGTATCCTCAGAGCAGATATCGCTCATGGcttcctacccatcctggctgacATGTGGCAATAGTTCAGTTCCTAACCTGCCTTCATCCTGAGCATTGGAATTGGATCTCAGACAACAGTTgatcccctcctctttcccctctgggAACGAGTTTAGGGGAAgtaatttcctgattttttcccccatctctcCAGCACTTCCTTTGgtttcctctccccttttccatctcttcttctgaggTTTCTCTTTGTCCTTGCAGATGATGGAATGGTCAGTGAGAACAAGGAGCAGAATACACAGCAGGAAGATGATGAGCATGTGGAACTGCGTGGGGGATTATCACAAGGAATTAAACAAAACGTGTCCCCACCAGGGGAGAAAGTGAGTAAATCCATCAGTTGTGAGGAAAATCACAAGGACCTCAAGGAAaccacagcccagcagagaaTCCTTATGGAAGAGAGAAAAAGCATATGCCCTGAGTGTGGTAAAACCTTCCCTCGATGCTCACACCTTATTTTACACCAGAAAATCCACACAAGACAGACAGCCTAtgaatgctaggtttcagagtagcagccgtgttagtctgtattcgcaaaaagaaaaggagtacccgtggcaccttagagactaacaaatttattagagcataagctttcgtgagctacagctcacttcatcggatgcatccgatgaagtgagctgtagctcacgaaagcttatgctctaataaatttgttagtctctaaggtgccacgggtactccttttcttcctatgaatgctgtgagtgtggcaAAACCTTCACTCAGCGCTCAGACCGTATCagacatcagagaacccacacaggcACTAGCCCCTATGAATGCTGCCAGTGTGGGAAAATCTTCCCTTGGCTCTCACAGCTTATTGTACATCAaaggatccacacaggagagaggccctatgaatgctgtgagtgcgggaaagcCTTCACTCGACGCTCACATcttattagacatcagagaacccacacccAAGAGCGACCCTTTCAAttctgtgagtgcgggaaaaccttcTCTCAGAGCTCAACCCTGAGTAGACGTCAGAGAATCCATGCTTGTGAGAGGCCCTAGGAATGCTGTGAGTATAGAAAAAACTTTTCTGTTCGATCAGCCCTTATTAATCGTCAGAGATTCCAGAAAGGACAGAGACCCTGTGAATGTTGTGAATGCGGGAAAACTTTCATTTACCACTCAGACCTTAGGAGATAATAAATGGTCCACACAGGATTGACACCTTATACATGTTCTGAGAGTGGGACAAAAGCTTCTATCAGAGGTCACATGTTATTTATCTTCAGTGAAGCCACAAAGGAGATAAACACCATAAATACCTTGTCTAGGGCTaacaataaaatgtgtttttttctttaatatttttggtaTTTAGGCTGTTAGTGCCGTTTACTTCATTGTggtccctctgctcccccaggtGGGTTGTCCAGTTTTGCTTTTTGCAGGTTGCCCTTCTTTGGGTGAATCCCCAAAGATCCTTTCTATCATCTTCTTTGTTCTGTGAGTCATGGGAGTATAAGTCCCTCTTATTAGGAATGCACATCAGCCCCAGGTTGGTGAAATACAAATGATGTCAGTTAGTCCGATTGTGGTAAAATCTACCTGAGGCTTTTCTCCATTAGCATGTTTTGGTACTTAGCTAGCTCCAATGAGCTACCCAGATGTAAAATCACAGCTGTTTTCTATACTGACATGGCCCAAGTATACTATTGTGGGTTAGCCAGTATATTTTCCCTTGACCTGTCCTAATGTATTCCAcatttcctagtctagacaaaccATTATCATGATGCTAAAACTTTTGCAAATAATGCAACTCAATAATAATGAGGCAGAAGTGAGTGAAGCAGATTTGAGTGGATCAGAGGACAATGCAATGGGAAAATCTGTGGCCCTGATTCTGAGTCATCAGATGAAACCTACTGTAGAATCTCATTCTGTCTGAAACGGAAAATGTCTTATATCTCTGgtagatttttctctttcttaaaggCTATTTGGTTACACAACTGGATATTAGTTTTCTCTGGCAGATTTATTGGGGACTTTGAGACAAATTCCCATTTGCTTCAGTAGGtaatttttcccttattttttgttttttctctccgcTCCATGAAGAAATGGGAAAGTTCAAATGCAATTCAGTCAACTGGAGAGAATATTCACAGTTATGGGATTTGCTATCAAAATTATTGCTCACATGAATCTTGCAAGGACTCTTCTCCTTGAcgttttaaatcaaggttttgcTAAGGTTTTTCGTGGTTTTAAGGTAGCCTCCTGCAAGATTCATCTGACTAAGGCTTATCTATGAGACAGCGTGCACGTTGGCAACTAAAAATCAATctagttacattggtgtaatctCCTGATATAGTTACACCAATGAAAATATTCACATAACCTTGAATACTGCTAGGCTGACATTGAATCACAGAAAGCAAagcatccttgccctgccccttccccgaggctaTGCCCCTGCCACACTTCTTCCCTgagtccccatcccccactcactccacccttctccctccattgctcactgtttaccaccctcactcactctcactgtgctggggaagggggagagggtgtgggctctgggctgggagttggggcctaagggttcggagtgtgggaggggactcagcactggggcagggggttggggtgtgggagggggagggggctgttggagggagtttgggtgcaggagtgggcttaggcctggggtggggagttggggtgtgggatgagggctctggaagggagtttgggggcgggagggggtatggggagCAGGCTCCGGCTGGGCAGTACTTACCTTAGATAGCTTCCGGAAGCGGCCGATGTGTCCgactcctaggctcaggggcagccaggctgtgacattatataattaaaatatgatCATATAGATCATTgtactgttatataattgcaacaaatcttgtacaaagtgtgtCAAGTTAGgggtcaatggaaaagttatgatttgctgaatatgcttatgctatttctatgcatgtattGTCTTGGTACCTGAAGTTAcgaatattaactatgtacctgtattactacatgtttgctcctgtggtaacacccaCAAAATATTTAGCCAGCACACtgtgaaggaactattcaagttgaatggcccatcaaagaacaCTGAACTCACAGTGGACTGTGGAAGACTCCTATCCATGCCTGATGGATTTTCCTGTGAACGTTCTAACTAAAGTATGGGTAATGGCCTCTGCTATAACTAAGTGAAGCAGGCAttgacatgtgacttgcccatgtgactccaaaccccatcttgttacctgtaattttccacaaactagaacaatgggtttcccttcacttcgcagaagctataaaagccctggaaacatctccactGGAATATGGACTTACACTAacgggagcattctaaccaatggactgaggaccttccaatgatttggaagcaaccagagacttaataAGCCATCAATTTATTCCATTGCTGCTagaagcctgatccaagaactttgcagttactgtatgtatttcattcttttaaacaattttaactctcacctctttctttcgttttataaataaacctttagattttagatactaaaggattggcaccaGCATgtttattgggtaagatctgagttctatattgacctgggtgtgtggctggtccattaagatcagaagaaccctttggttgatgaaattggttttaaataaccactcatcattaagtttagtgtttttggtggtgatacaaggactggaatacctaaggaacCTGCTTTTCTGACTTTTTGTTAGCCAgagtggtgaaacagaagtttacttttgttgctagTCTGatatatcttatgggagaataaccaccagttgtGGGGTGTGTCTGGCCTATTTCTGAGTTTGTCCTGAATttaggtttcggagtagcagccgtgttagtctgtattcgcaaaaaagaaaaggagtacttgtggcaccttagagactaacaaatttatttgagcataagctttcgtgagctacagatgcatctgatgaagtgagctgtaggtcacgaaagcttatgctcagataaattttatttataaattttaaaatttgttagtctctaaggtaccacaagtgctccttttcttttttgtcctgaatttggtattctccgTTATGACGGAGGCACAGTGacaggtggctctgcgcgctgcccctgccagcaggcaccacccctgcagctcccattggccatagttccAGACTAATGGGACCTGTGGAGTCAGCACTCTGGACgggagcagtgcacagagataCCTGGCTGTCCCTGCACCTATGACGGAGGGACTTGTCGGTCCTTACAGAAGTCGCTCATAACCAGGGCAGGcacagagcctgccttagccccgctgcactgcccaCTGGACTTTTAACAACCTATTAAAATTTCACAAATGGCTTGTAATAGCCACCGGGAGATTGAGGCCAGTTCTGGGAGACTTCCGGCCAATCtgggaaggttggcaaccctagttgttACCCAGGTTGTAGAGGTGGTTACTCCTGAAGATATCTCCTAGCTAATCCTAACAGAGAGAAGTGCTGTCTCTAGCAATTCAGATGTGGAGGAAATAGAAGTGTCTTGTTGTTATTGTTGAACTCACCCTCTGTAATGCTTCCAATATGTATAAAATGAAACGAGTGTTTAATGTGGGACAACTGCAGGAAATTTactcttttttaataaaaaccccACGTCTTGTATCGTATAGTGATTCTCATCCAGACGTTTATTTAGTTTCTGATTTAGACCTGTTTCATCAGATTAAAGAAATAAACTGGGCATGTTTGGGGAAGTCATTCTTCACTAGCACTTCTGAGATTTTGGATGGTTTGGTAAAGGATTCTTCTCCAGAGAAATGTAAATTTGCTCTCATCAAGACCAAGGATTTGGCAAGAACTCAGGTAAAAACAACAGGCACCCAGTAGTTGGTTTTCACCATAGAGATGAAAGCTGTTGTGAGTTATGGTCCAAGTAAAACTATGTTTAGAACACAACTCCCTAATTCAGTGACATTGATTAGAGTCCCAAAGGATGCAATGGTAAGATTGAAATTGCCCTTTACCATTTGAATCCAAAGTTTTACGAGGCAGAGTGGAGGATCAACTCTTTTTCTGAGGACATTCCTTCCTCATGGATCCCAATCTGGCTGCACTGTTGGACAATAAGGACTTTCCTTCTGTGCAAGTGCTGGTAACCCATTAGGGAAATACTGTGTCAAGCTCCAGGTTCAGACTGCAAGATATATGAATGATGAGTCCTGATTCTATGCTTTAGTCTCTTAGTTTTGGTCTTGTATTTTATGACTTTGCATCATGTCTCCATCTCCAGCTACTTTGAAAGATAAAAAGTGAGAAAATAGAATAGAGATGGTTTTACTCATGTTGCAAGCCTTCCCACGTAGTGTAAGACCCTTTCCACCTACACTTATGGCAGAAAACCCACAGATAAATTAACTTCCAGAAATGGAAGGCACCTATATGGGTGTAAACCACAAGTTTACAGAAGGGTTCATTTGATGGAAATGGGTGTTAAATGGAATTAAAGGAAAGTACCATATATTATAAGATTTTGTAATCTTTGATTATGTTATTGTTACCAGTGACAATGAAATTAAACATGAAGTTCATTATTTTAACGAACAAGAGACTAATTATATGATAACTTTAATCTTTCCAATATATTTCTAAttatatttctcttttcattACTAATATAGCAAACAGTAGCTAATCCTTAAAAGCTTATTTGAAGAATTTTACCCCTTCTTACTCAGGAATTCTGAAATAAAACCATACTCCAAAGGTTGTGGTGATGGAATATGAGAGAGTAATAATGTGCATGAGAATATAGATCTGTATAAACTgtaattatttctatttcaaacTGAATTTATTCTGACAAGCTTTAAAGTCAATTTCTGTTAGGAGCACAACTACTCAAGGAGACAGTTATGTAACCTTTTACCCAGTTAGACTGTTAGGGTTACCTAGTTTCTCTAGTTCTCGTTAGCAAAGGAAAGACGACTTCTGTGATGAGATgtctttatatatttataagaAAGATGGTGGAAAAAGTATGAGACCATtactagtttttttgttttgttctttttgttaaaaacgTCTGCAACCAGTTATTGTTATGGTTAGTCAgacccttttcctttcctttccttttgaaaAAGCTAGATATTAAAGCATAGCTATTGAACCGTTAGGCCAGGCTATGGAGCCATCCTCAAAACTGGCcttgctttttctttcatttttatctttCTGGTTCACACATCTATACTGAATGTGGTTTTCATGAACAGGTACTTTAAGAAAACTGCTGGATTAGGGAAGAATTTTCCAAAATGATGTTAGTCCAAAGTTTGCCTCATTCCAACAGCATTGGGTCATGTTGTCGGTGTCCAAGGCATACTTCACCCTGATTTGCCCAGAGATCTCAGGGGACACACCCTAAAGTGGAGTAAGCTGGAATTGTCAACCATAAAGACCAAGTAAAGGCTGAAATCTTCTACCTTTCCAGTCAACAAGCTCTCTAAGAAAGATTGATCCCCTCTAAGGAAGGAAGTCGTCATCAATGACAGGCTCTGGCAGCCTTTTCCATCTCCCTATACTTGAGAAAACCCAGCAGTGTGGAGTGCTGGGCCAGCTGCCCAGTCACTTTGGTTTCTTGACTACAGCTACTGCTCCTACTGTATGTGATTCTAAACACTACGAGAGCTGGCAAGTTCCAACCCCTTGTCATTTTAGCCTTCCTTgtcctgtttttttctttcatttttattgacTGGTAGATATCCTGGCTTTCCTATCATAGTAGTGTGTCAGTGTGTGCACCAGTGATCGCCAGTGGAATCCAGACAGGGAACGCACCAGATAGAATAGTTCTCCAAATCTAAATATCCCTTAAACTCTGTCCTCTGAAATGCTCGAATGTGTACTCCCCATTCTGTGAAGTCTGAAGAAACTAAACTGTTAGTTGTAAACTATTCAGTGACAAGCTGTTAAACTGCTTATTAAAGCCCCAGCAAGGTTTCGATCTGTgttggaggaggaaggagaagggtTTAGCCAATCATGAAATCTGAGGAGGAAGATTTAATTGGCTATGGGGtttatagatagattcatagatactaaggtcagaagggaccattctgatcatctagctTAAATATGaacaatgttttggttttgatgttgAAATATTCAACTGCCTTAGTGTGGATTGCACTgcctgggctgcctctcacactgtgatgctgatgtcaagctcCAAGCCTCTGataggcactgcacttacacagccatccacaggcagggacacccAGCTGTGTTACACaaatgatctcccagccactcatgaatgatcaataggctccagccaattccccccaactctccagccttgcaccccagaacagtCCAGttttgcactggtcagaagccttgccagtgtaagttcattacctaGTTTGCCACTTTGTCAAAGGATAGTGGACATGCAGAGCTGGGCAGATTTCTGAAGCATTTTAGACAGATTCACTAGTAAggctaaaacattaaaataagtttattaactatagaaagatagattttaagtgattataaatggtaAGCATAAAGGTCAAAGTTACTTatcttaagaaataaaaatagaaacaccCATtgtaaatcctaaacttttattCTAAGCAAGAGTTGGTTCAAACAGCTTTTCTCGCCCTGACAGCTGGTGCGagcaggttacagttcctcaATGCACAGACTGGAACCAaactccccagttcaaagtctctgTCTTCCAGGCCTTCCTCCAGATGTTGAGATGGGGTAGAGGCGAGAGGCtcagtgatgatgtcactgtctctctttttataCCTTCTTCCAGCTTGCTAGAAAGATCCTTACTGTGACAAGTGGTAGTCCACCCCCATGGCCTGCTTGCCTTCTCCAAGTATTCTCTGGGATAGTGGATTGTGGgttgatgagccattaatgcTCTCTGGCTGTAGATGGCTACTTCTTTATTGTAACTGTAATGTGGGTGTTCCCAACATCATAACAGTATTTAGTAACTcatatagcaatacttcatacaatccaacaggatattaatgttcaacagattaagACATTCAAAATGAACCTCcaaaggcatactttgtacaaagcatatcataatcatatcatccTAGTAAATACGGGGGGGTGCCAAGGTGTTCCTTTTGAGCCCAGAGTGTCACACCTCCCTACTTAGTTTACTACAGGAGTGTTATCCAGTCTAATGCGGAGGCAGTGTGCCCAATGTCCGTCTTAGGTTTTGACCATATAACTCCCAAGTGTTGCTAAACATTGTAGCATTTGCCACACGTGCTCTTGCAAAGTTCTGTGTACCTTTTAACACTTTCTGGATCAATTTGATGATCTCAAAAGGTAGCCAATATGCCTTCTCTGGGTTGCTAGAAAGTACCTCTTTGTATCTGTGCAGCATTGTTAACCCTTCTGCTGTTCCAACTGGTATTAGCTCAATACAGATATTAATGTTTTCTAGAGTGtatcttggcatttagccatcAATGCAATGaggtgccttagtttccccttttTCTCAGCAGACCAAGTTTATTATGGTTTCTCTGCTATGACAAGCTTCAAACCTATTTACAGGTATTAGCTGAGAAGCAGCATTACCATAAAGCTTCTTAACAAAGGCTGTGCTCTTATTTACCACTCCTAGCATGTCCAAAAGCTTTTCCCCAAAATTGTGTATGTTGAACCTTTTTATAGGATTTACCATCAATATCAAATTCTTTGTCATAAGGTTTACCATTAGTATCAAACCTTTTATCATGAGATTTAATAGTAACACCATATTGTTCATCACAGGTAGGCATTTCCAAGTATCTTTATCTCTATTTAGACAGTCTGGTTTGTTCAATACCCACATTGTGTCTTCCAGCTCCTTCCTGAACCTTAGCACATGTTCAGTTACTGGTTTTAATTTCTCTCCAATGTTCCCTTCAGTGTCCCCTTCAGTGTGGGTCCTCAATCCAATCGTAGAATAAGGCACTTCTCTAGCCCAGGGAGTTTTTGTCTTAACGATGGAGGTGTgaaagcttctcaaagaaaaggctgCAAGTATCCTTTCtgatggaaagtgttaggcaactgAAGTATAGGGGTACCTACCAGCTCCCCATCATATAtgtatagatgtgtgtgtgtgtgtgtgcacgtgggtgcatgtgcattgtttttcatttgtaatgTTAGTAATATCAGAAACAGGAGAGCAGGACCCTTCagtgtttctttctctctgtttctttgGTGAGCAGATGCTGCCACAGACTATGATTTGATCCAATCTCATAAGCCACACCAGGCAGGGTCTTGTCAGTCCTTGGATaggagagaacataagaacataagaatggccatactgggtcagaccaaaggtccatctagcccagtatcctgtcttccaacagtggccaataccaggtgccccagagggaatgaacagaacaggtcatcatcaagtgatccatcccctctcacccattcccaccttctggcaaacagaggctagggacaccatccctgctcatcctggctaatagccattgatggacctatcctccattaatttatttaattctttttttgaaccttgttatagtcttggtcttcacaacatcctctggcaaagagttccacaggttgacagtgtgtcgtatgaagaaatacttccttttgtttgttttaaacctgctgcctattgatttcatttggtgaccattagttcctgtgttatgtgaaggggtaaataacacatccttatttactttctccacaccagtcatgattttatagacctttatcatatccctccttatttgtctcttttccaagctgaaaagtcccagtcttattaatctcccctcaaGGAAAACCTGAAGGGAGTAGTGTGATGGAAGGTGTGCAACACAATAGGTGGCACTCTCACCTATGAGTCAGGGCTGAGCCAGTG
This window contains:
- the LOC122456862 gene encoding zinc finger protein 641-like produces the protein MSQLEPGKELWVSDLQGSEEKEILTETCTNDGMVSENKEQNTQQEDDEHVELRGGLSQGIKQNVSPPGEKVSKSISCEENHKDLKETTAQQRILMEERKSICPECGKTFPRCSHLILHQKIHTRQTAYEC